One Kineococcus radiotolerans SRS30216 = ATCC BAA-149 DNA window includes the following coding sequences:
- a CDS encoding tRNA pseudouridine synthase A, with product MSASLLHDEPVLPAPGEGGLVRVRLDLGYDGTGFAGWAEQPGLRTVQGVLTAALGRVLRLDPAPRLTVAGRTDAGVHASGQVAHADLPRAVWEALPGRSDAPPAAALVRRLAGVLPPDVRVHGARPAPPGFDARFGALRRRYAYRVCDDPAGVPPLRRFDVLHHRRPLDAAAMDLAAGSLVGLREFAAFCRPREGASTVRTLLAYSWRRDEDGLLVADVQADAFCHSMVRALVGAVLAVGDGRRDVDWPRVVQDAAVRDPAVAVVGPQGLTLEEVVYPADDALAARAREARAVRTLP from the coding sequence CTGAGCGCCTCCCTCCTCCACGACGAGCCCGTCCTCCCCGCTCCCGGGGAGGGCGGGCTCGTCCGCGTCCGCCTCGACCTCGGCTACGACGGGACGGGGTTCGCGGGGTGGGCCGAGCAGCCCGGGCTGCGCACCGTGCAGGGCGTGCTCACGGCCGCGCTCGGGCGGGTGCTGCGCCTGGACCCCGCTCCCCGGCTGACCGTCGCGGGCCGCACCGACGCCGGGGTGCACGCCAGCGGGCAGGTGGCCCACGCCGACCTCCCCCGGGCGGTCTGGGAGGCCCTCCCGGGCCGCTCCGACGCCCCGCCCGCCGCGGCCCTCGTGCGCCGCCTGGCCGGGGTCCTGCCGCCCGACGTCCGGGTCCACGGGGCCCGGCCGGCCCCGCCCGGCTTCGACGCCCGCTTCGGCGCCCTGCGCCGCCGCTACGCCTACCGGGTGTGCGACGACCCCGCCGGCGTCCCCCCGCTGCGCCGGTTCGACGTGCTGCACCACCGCCGTCCCCTGGACGCCGCCGCCATGGACCTCGCCGCGGGCAGCCTGGTGGGGCTGCGCGAGTTCGCCGCGTTCTGCCGGCCCCGCGAGGGGGCGAGCACGGTGCGCACGCTGCTGGCGTACTCCTGGCGCCGCGACGAGGACGGGCTGCTGGTCGCGGACGTGCAGGCCGACGCCTTCTGCCACTCCATGGTCCGGGCCCTCGTCGGCGCGGTGCTGGCCGTCGGCGACGGCCGGCGCGACGTGGACTGGCCCCGGGTGGTCCAGGACGCCGCTGTGCGCGACCCGGCCGTCGCGGTGGTCGGGCCGCAGGGGCTGACCCTCGAGGAGGTCGTCTACCCCGCCGACGACGCGCTGGCCGCCCGGGCCCGCGAGGCCCGCGCCGTACGCACCCTGCCCTGA
- the rplQ gene encoding 50S ribosomal protein L17 — MPTPTKGPRLGGGPAHEKLILANLATALFEHRSITTTEAKAKRLRPHAEKLISFAKKGDLASRRQVMKTIRDKSVVHFLFTEIGPAMAERNGGYTRIVKIGPRKGDNAPMAVIQLVMEPVSAKQGVVREAERAAAVSAPAADEVVVGDEAPAAESTDAAQVEAGGVEQPDTLPDADAPATADEGVEVDAAEVDPSDEKKDQA; from the coding sequence ATGCCCACCCCCACCAAGGGTCCGCGGCTCGGCGGCGGGCCGGCCCACGAGAAGCTCATCCTCGCCAACCTGGCGACTGCGCTCTTCGAACACCGCAGCATCACCACCACCGAGGCCAAGGCCAAGCGCCTGCGCCCCCACGCGGAGAAGCTCATCAGCTTCGCCAAGAAGGGCGACCTCGCCTCGCGCCGCCAGGTGATGAAGACGATCCGCGACAAGTCCGTCGTGCACTTCCTCTTCACCGAGATCGGCCCCGCGATGGCCGAGCGCAACGGCGGTTACACCCGCATCGTCAAGATCGGTCCCCGCAAGGGCGACAACGCCCCCATGGCCGTCATCCAGCTCGTCATGGAGCCGGTGAGCGCCAAGCAGGGTGTCGTCCGCGAGGCCGAGCGCGCCGCGGCGGTCTCCGCCCCGGCCGCCGACGAGGTCGTCGTCGGTGACGAGGCCCCCGCGGCCGAGTCCACCGACGCCGCGCAGGTCGAGGCCGGCGGCGTGGAGCAGCCCGACACCCTCCCCGACGCGGACGCCCCGGCGACCGCGGACGAGGGCGTCGAGGTCGACGCCGCCGAGGTCGACCCCTCGGACGAGAAGAAGGACCAGGCCTGA
- a CDS encoding DNA-directed RNA polymerase subunit alpha, whose product MLIAQRPTLTEDVVDEYRSRFVIEPLEPGFGYTLGNSLRRTLLSSIPGAAVTSLRIDGVLHEFTSVPGVKEDVTEIVLNVKNLVVSSEHDEPVVMYLRKQGPGAVTAADIAPPAGVEVHNPDLHIATLNAKGKLELELTVERGRGYVSAAQNKTGEQEIGRIPVDSIYSPVLKVTYKVEATRVEQRTDFDRLVVDVETKHAISPRDAVASAGKTLTELFGLARELNVEAEGIDMGPSPTDAALAADLALEIEALDLTVRSYNCLKREGIHSVGELVSRSEADLLDIRNFGQKSIDEVKAKLVGMGLHLKDSPPGFDPSAVVNDFEDDDTSFAEDEQL is encoded by the coding sequence GTGCTGATCGCACAGCGCCCCACCCTCACCGAGGACGTCGTCGACGAGTACCGCTCGCGCTTCGTCATCGAGCCCCTCGAGCCCGGCTTCGGGTACACCCTCGGCAACTCGCTGCGCCGGACCCTGCTGTCGTCCATCCCGGGCGCCGCGGTGACGAGCCTGCGCATCGACGGCGTGCTCCACGAGTTCACGTCCGTGCCGGGGGTGAAGGAGGACGTCACCGAGATCGTCCTCAACGTCAAGAACCTCGTCGTCTCCTCCGAGCACGACGAACCCGTCGTGATGTACCTGCGCAAGCAGGGCCCGGGCGCGGTCACCGCGGCCGACATCGCCCCGCCCGCGGGGGTCGAGGTCCACAACCCCGACCTGCACATCGCGACGCTCAACGCCAAGGGCAAGCTCGAGCTGGAGCTGACGGTCGAACGCGGCCGCGGCTACGTCTCGGCGGCGCAGAACAAGACCGGTGAGCAGGAGATCGGCCGCATCCCGGTCGACTCCATCTACTCCCCGGTCCTGAAGGTGACGTACAAGGTCGAGGCCACCCGCGTCGAGCAGCGGACCGACTTCGACCGCCTCGTCGTCGACGTCGAGACCAAGCACGCCATCAGCCCGCGCGACGCCGTCGCCTCGGCCGGCAAGACGCTGACCGAGCTGTTCGGCCTGGCCCGTGAGCTCAACGTCGAGGCCGAGGGCATCGACATGGGCCCCTCGCCGACCGACGCCGCGCTCGCGGCGGACCTCGCCCTCGAGATCGAGGCGCTGGACCTCACCGTCCGGTCCTACAACTGCCTCAAGCGCGAGGGCATCCACTCCGTCGGGGAGCTGGTCTCGCGCAGCGAGGCCGACCTGCTCGACATCCGCAACTTCGGGCAGAAGTCCATCGACGAGGTGAAGGCCAAGCTGGTCGGCATGGGCCTGCACCTCAAGGACTCCCCGCCCGGGTTCGACCCGAGCGCCGTCGTCAACGACTTCGAGGACGACGACACGTCGTTCGCCGAGGACGAGCAGCTCTGA
- the rpsK gene encoding 30S ribosomal protein S11: MPPKSRTATASRKPRRKEKKNVAHGHAHIKSTFNNTIVSITDPTGAVIAWASAGQVGFKGSRKSTPFAAQMAAEAAARRAQEHGMRKVDVFVKGPGSGRETAIRSLQATGLEVGAIQDVTPSPHNGCRPPKRRRV; the protein is encoded by the coding sequence ATGCCTCCCAAGAGCCGTACGGCCACGGCGTCGCGCAAGCCGCGTCGCAAGGAGAAGAAGAACGTCGCGCACGGTCACGCGCACATCAAGTCGACGTTCAACAACACGATCGTCTCGATCACCGACCCGACCGGCGCGGTCATCGCGTGGGCCTCGGCCGGCCAGGTCGGCTTCAAGGGGTCCCGCAAGTCGACCCCGTTCGCCGCGCAGATGGCCGCCGAGGCGGCCGCCCGCCGTGCGCAGGAGCACGGCATGCGCAAGGTCGACGTCTTCGTCAAGGGGCCGGGCTCCGGCCGCGAGACCGCGATCCGCTCCCTCCAGGCCACCGGCCTCGAGGTCGGCGCGATCCAGGACGTCACCCCCAGCCCGCACAACGGCTGCCGGCCGCCCAAGCGTCGGCGCGTCTGA
- the rpsM gene encoding 30S ribosomal protein S13, producing MARLVGVDLPREKRLEIALTYIFGVGRTRAKETLAATGVSPDLRVRDLSDDDLVALRDHIEGNYRVEGDLRREVAADIRRKVEIGTYQGLRHRRGLPVRGQRTKTNARTRKGPKRTVAGKKKAGRK from the coding sequence ATGGCACGTCTCGTCGGCGTCGACCTCCCCCGCGAGAAGCGGCTGGAGATCGCGCTCACGTACATCTTCGGCGTCGGGCGCACCCGCGCCAAGGAAACGCTCGCAGCCACGGGCGTCAGCCCGGACCTGCGCGTCCGCGACCTCTCGGACGACGACCTGGTCGCGCTCCGCGACCACATCGAGGGCAACTACCGCGTCGAGGGTGACCTCCGACGCGAAGTGGCCGCCGACATCCGCCGCAAGGTCGAGATCGGCACCTACCAGGGTCTTCGCCACCGCCGCGGTCTGCCCGTGCGCGGTCAGCGCACCAAGACCAACGCGCGCACCCGCAAGGGCCCGAAGCGCACCGTGGCCGGCAAGAAGAAGGCCGGTCGCAAGTAA
- the rpmJ gene encoding 50S ribosomal protein L36 — protein MKVKPSVKKICDKCKVIRRHGRVMIICENLRHKQRQG, from the coding sequence ATGAAGGTCAAGCCGAGCGTCAAGAAGATCTGCGACAAGTGCAAGGTGATCCGCCGTCACGGGCGAGTCATGATCATCTGCGAGAACCTGCGCCACAAGCAGCGCCAGGGCTGA
- the infA gene encoding translation initiation factor IF-1, whose translation MPKKDGVIEIEGTVIEALPNAMFRVELSNGHKVLAHISGKMRQHYIRILPEDRVVVELSPYDLSRGRIVYRYK comes from the coding sequence ATGCCGAAGAAGGACGGCGTCATCGAGATCGAAGGCACCGTGATCGAAGCCCTGCCGAACGCGATGTTCCGCGTGGAGCTCAGCAACGGTCACAAGGTGCTCGCCCACATCTCCGGGAAGATGCGGCAGCACTACATCCGCATCCTCCCCGAGGACCGGGTGGTCGTCGAGCTCAGCCCGTACGACCTGTCCCGCGGGCGCATCGTCTACCGCTACAAGTGA